From the genome of Clavelina lepadiformis chromosome 2, kaClaLepa1.1, whole genome shotgun sequence:
CGCAAGGTCGTGATGTTTTTAGTTGTTTCCGTATTAACCAGCttaattgtttttacagtTATGTCGCTGTGGGGAATACGAATGAGAAATCCTTTTGACTTCGAACTTTCCAAAAACGACATTGTTGTAAAAAAAGGTTACAGACAACACACGCAGTATTGTAAACAAGTAACTTTGTCgttcttttttttcttgtttttctttcttgtactttgtaacatttcttttaaaacattgCTGCTTTTAGAATTGTCCTCCTGATAAACTTCTGGTCTACGATGTCCGTCAAGGATGGGCGCCTTTGTGTAAGTTTCTAGGAAAAAAGATTCCCGACAAGTCCTTCCCTCATGAAAATGTTGCTGGAAATATTATTGACAAATTAATGACAACTCATCCGGCATTTATTCGCATACAAAGAGAAATGACTTGCACAGTGGCCATACTTTCACTGGGCCTACTGTATGGATCCTACAAGCTCTACAAGTGTAACCCTGGAGCCATACTAAACAAGTTGTGGTTAACTTTCATGTTTCGTTAGTTGAAATTGATAGTTAAATTATACTGCTTCAagtgtttttgcaataaaattggaTGATCAGTAGATCGcaaagtactttttatgaCTAAAGTTCAAGtgatttaaaagaactttggtgtcagtttaaaaaaaatacgaaacccttaaatttgttaaagaaCAATTTACCAACCAATCTATCAAGTTGATTGCTGttatcaaacattttgctaACCCTGATGTTCTTATTGTTACACTGTGTTAGTGCCGACGGATACATTGATATAAGTGAACCCTAAGATTCAGAGGTAGACTGAAAATATATAAGCTACGTGCTGATATTGGAAATGCTTTTGATctgtattttgtttgctttgaacAATTCTGTCTTGATTATGAACGCTGCTTAGCCATAACAAACAGTTCGAAATGATTTACAATTTTAGCAGTTACAATTTTAGCAGCAGCTGAAATCTTATTTTGCTAATTTTCGTAGGTGTACAGTATGCACATGATGTTGTCCgcttaaattttttgcaaacgtTTGGGAGTATGTGCCAAcatgttaaaaaaacaaaaatagacaTAATTCAATCGAAGGCCTCCATGCCAGCACTTTGCTAACCTACGAAACCAAACCGGAgcagattcgccgaatatcgttTGAGTGAAAGAACGGGCAACGCGACAACCAACGCTGGCGAAAACAACGGAGCGtgagttagaacgttttggacTGATTTAGGTGATGAAGGAATAAGTAGGGACAACATTCTTTATAATACAGTTCATGTATTgaacaagtttttgtttttaatcgcCATTTACTGTATAACCTGCTCACATATCCGAAAATAGCTAATAGCTTTCGCTTGAAAGGTCTTGATATCAGACCTTATGTcgttaaattgtgttttttccCTCGAGCCTATTGTAAATGTGCCGCCCACTAAGTTTAGTGCCATTTGATACGATTTGTGGTAAGCGAGCCATTTCATGTATCAGTCTGTAACTAAAAACGCATCTGATGAGTAGCAAAGCGTTATGCTGTTGTTTAGCTTATGTAAGAGAACTGGTTTTCCACAATGAAAGTAGTAGTAGCTGGATATACTAAAACCGGAACTAAATCCATGTCTGCAGCTTTATCTGAGTTGGGTTTCAACGTTTATGATTATCTTGATCACTTCTGGTATCATGGCGATAAGTGGGCCAAGATACTTTCATCCAGTGGTGGAAGTATTGAAGATTTCAAAGAGATGTATCATTCAGTGGATGCGGTCACTGACTCTCCAGCATATAAGTTTTGGGAAGAGATTTTGCAAGCATTTCCCGATGCAAAAGTAAGTTAACTTTAAGAAGCAAGACAATTTCTACAATTAAAGGATCGTTCAGTACAAAACTTAACTTTTGCAAACAACAGCTTATAGAGAATAGATGTGTTGTAGGTTTCAGTTTTATAACAAGCATTTGTTCATCAGTTACataagttaaaatgtttgttcaCTCCTGTACGTTTATttactgtacttaatgtttaAGCCTATGACATACGTTAAAAAGGGCTATATGCTAAAAACGTTCCAGTTTAAGTTAAAGATTCAAGTGAGAAATATATCgctattatttttaaatcgtTATTTGAAGGTTATCTTAACATCAAGAGATGAAGACAGTTGGTACAAAAGTTTGTGAAACCAGTGTGAAGTTATGAATTgcaacattttgtaccaagtCATGCAAGTGTTATCACCAACTGggtggaaatatttcaaacattttcgtCTCGTCAGTAAGATTTCGTTTATTCAAGTATTCCAGTTAgacaaaaattgcaatgtaT
Proteins encoded in this window:
- the LOC143446924 gene encoding uncharacterized protein LOC143446924, which encodes MKVIVAGYTKTGTKTMVAALFELGYNVYDALDHFWYHGDKWANILSSSGGCIEDFKEMYQSVDAVTDSPTCKFWEEILQAFPDAKVILTLRDEDSWCKSLCNQCEVMNGNILYQVMQVLSPTGWKYFKHFRLVIMSLWGIRMRNPFDFELSKNDIVVKKGYRQHTQYCKQNCPPDKLLVYDVRQGWAPLCKFLGKKIPDKSFPHENVAGNIIDKLMTTHPAFIRIQREMTCTVAILSLGLLYGSYKLYKCNPGAILNKLWLTFMFR
- the LOC143446744 gene encoding uncharacterized protein LOC143446744; the protein is MKVVVAGYTKTGTKSMSAALSELGFNVYDYLDHFWYHGDKWAKILSSSGGSIEDFKEMYHSVDAVTDSPAYKFWEEILQAFPDAKVILTSRDEDSWYKSL